In Aedes albopictus strain Foshan chromosome 3, AalbF5, whole genome shotgun sequence, the following are encoded in one genomic region:
- the LOC109422716 gene encoding uncharacterized protein LOC109422716: MVVVHQPPTPAQYDMHNELMKETRKFIKAYDSIVLHQEPYRSLFLLTLNYLRENLVRLIQKFGTLSKDGSKVKSVECCGVFYDTYDDLKEHYEQSHYRKALQSASLCELKMSLTKISLFERTIRGYLKGGEVSSCEMIMNLKRILRKVDTTLGF, from the exons ATGGTCGTAGTTCATCAACCTCCCACTCCTGCGCAATATGATATG CATAATGAACTAATGAAAGAAACAAGGAAATTTATCAAAGCCTACGATTCTATCGTGTTGCATCAAGAACCGTATCGGAGTTTGTTTCTGCTGACGTTGAACTATCTGCGGGAAAATCTCGTGCGTCTGATTCAGAAATTTGGCACGTTGTCAAAAGATGGCAGCAAGGTTAAATCAGTCGAATGTTGCGGA GTTTTCTACGATACGTATGACGATTTGAAAGAACACTATGAACAATCGCATTACAGAAAAGCCCTGCAGTCAGCTTCCTTATGtgag CTGAAGATGTCTCTCACAAAAATTTCACTGTTTGAACGAACCATTCGAGGATATCTGAAAGGCGGTGAAGTATCCAGCTGTGAAATGATAATGAATTTAAAGAGAATCCTCAGGAAAGTCGATACAACGCTAGGCTTTTAA
- the LOC109412312 gene encoding uncharacterized protein LOC109412312 isoform X2 gives MLTMKDFFLRPSFESEQEAQDWEKLQKTVQHAKQFNTDFDHIVLHKDLFGTFFCYYLGEIRYRIIQILSEFTKVEWREAKPEHEPDPFGGFGAPPPKKKAPKEEKELHIPEYGILVKGYKEKLPLDCCGQQFKTLNMLRLHYHAEHEKHYLFEANTCEMKASLLRMCVFRHELDEFVRSGIIPIIRY, from the exons ATGTTGACTATGAAGGATTTCTTCCTCCGACCGTCCTTCGAGTCGGAGCAAGAAGCTCAAGATTGGGAAAAG CTGCAGAAAACCGTCCAGCACGCGAAGCAGTTCAACACCGATTTCGATCACATCGTTCTGCACAAAGATCTGTTCGGGACCTTCTTCTGCTACTACCTAGGAGAGATACGCTACAGGATCATCCAGATTCTGTCCGAATTCACCAAAGTTGAGTGGCGTGAAGCGAAGCCAGAGCATGAACCTGACCCATTCGGAGGCTTCGGGGCACCTCCGCCGAAGAAGAAGGCGCCCAAAGAAGAGAAGGAACTTCACATCCCTGAGTACGGCATCCTAGTGAAGGGCTACAAGGAGAAACTCCCGCTGGACTGTTGCGGCCAGCAGTTCAAAACGTTGAACATGCTTCGTTTGCATTACCACGCCGAACACGAAAAGCACTACCTGTTTGAGGCGAACACGTGCGAA atgaaagcGTCGCTGCTGAGGATGTGTGTCTTCCGGCACGAGCTAGACGAGTTCGTTCGAAGCGGAATC ATTCCCATCATACGGTACTAA
- the LOC109412312 gene encoding uncharacterized protein LOC109412312 isoform X1: MLTMKDFFLRPSFESEQEAQDWEKLQKTVQHAKQFNTDFDHIVLHKDLFGTFFCYYLGEIRYRIIQILSEFTKVEWREAKPEHEPDPFGGFGAPPPKKKAPKEEKELHIPEYGILVKGYKEKLPLDCCGQQFKTLNMLRLHYHAEHEKHYLFEANTCEMKASLLRMCVFRHELDEFVRSGIACNGALSFQLLKILRKIIPIIRY, from the exons ATGTTGACTATGAAGGATTTCTTCCTCCGACCGTCCTTCGAGTCGGAGCAAGAAGCTCAAGATTGGGAAAAG CTGCAGAAAACCGTCCAGCACGCGAAGCAGTTCAACACCGATTTCGATCACATCGTTCTGCACAAAGATCTGTTCGGGACCTTCTTCTGCTACTACCTAGGAGAGATACGCTACAGGATCATCCAGATTCTGTCCGAATTCACCAAAGTTGAGTGGCGTGAAGCGAAGCCAGAGCATGAACCTGACCCATTCGGAGGCTTCGGGGCACCTCCGCCGAAGAAGAAGGCGCCCAAAGAAGAGAAGGAACTTCACATCCCTGAGTACGGCATCCTAGTGAAGGGCTACAAGGAGAAACTCCCGCTGGACTGTTGCGGCCAGCAGTTCAAAACGTTGAACATGCTTCGTTTGCATTACCACGCCGAACACGAAAAGCACTACCTGTTTGAGGCGAACACGTGCGAA atgaaagcGTCGCTGCTGAGGATGTGTGTCTTCCGGCACGAGCTAGACGAGTTCGTTCGAAGCGGAATCGCCTGCAACGGGGCGTTAAGTTTTCAATTGCTGAAAATTTTGCGAAAAATCATTCCCATCATACGGTACTAA